The proteins below come from a single Gordonia pseudamarae genomic window:
- a CDS encoding alpha/beta hydrolase, with the protein MPRFSPPRGALRLAAASLAAALTLAGCATGPDPGPDLVTGDDGGSGPASTSESATASLPALTAPASELSWTDCADSAVRTYGVRPATGTRIECAVLDSPIDPADQDAGTLTVSLTRVRSASTPTQAVPVVLTTGSDFPSTLGALLLATGPGRSLLDTNPVVAVDRRGLADSSAVDCLTRDERTAIFTNGQVGRARDTAARIETLTTAAASASDGCTEALDPTQLSYSIANAAADIDTLRRAWKVDRLALLGIGEGADVVLAYTADFGGRAGRIILDTPTAFGKPAKDRARLTAGGVQSALQTFAQRCAAADSCPMGGDPAGTLARVLADARAGRLGSLSEAQALSAITTALATSPSSSATTRQVATMVADAANGDVDTLAAAAERGATLRLSDGQLLARCNDATGTVGQNEVPALITRWADQYPLTGTDTAMSLLRCSGWGTAPTSNPPSDLPVVPVVLNTTDDPVNGGQGARELNATLLRAGVTPFAVRWDGLGYSTLANSTCAAALVTDYLGTTPLSGPTERDCPT; encoded by the coding sequence ATGCCTCGGTTCAGTCCGCCACGCGGTGCCCTGCGCCTGGCCGCGGCTTCGCTGGCCGCCGCCCTCACACTCGCCGGCTGTGCCACCGGCCCCGACCCCGGTCCCGATCTGGTCACCGGCGACGACGGCGGTTCGGGCCCGGCGAGCACTTCGGAGTCGGCAACGGCGTCGTTGCCCGCCCTCACCGCGCCCGCGAGCGAGCTGTCGTGGACCGACTGCGCCGACTCCGCCGTCAGAACCTACGGTGTCCGGCCGGCCACGGGCACACGGATCGAATGCGCAGTCCTGGACTCCCCGATCGACCCCGCCGACCAGGATGCGGGCACCTTGACCGTGTCACTGACGCGGGTGCGTTCGGCCTCGACGCCGACACAGGCGGTGCCGGTGGTCCTGACCACCGGCAGCGACTTCCCGTCGACGCTCGGCGCGCTGCTCCTGGCCACCGGCCCCGGCCGTTCCCTGCTCGACACCAATCCCGTGGTGGCCGTCGACCGGCGTGGTCTGGCCGACAGCAGTGCCGTGGACTGCCTGACCCGGGACGAACGCACCGCGATCTTCACCAACGGCCAGGTCGGCCGTGCCCGCGACACCGCGGCCCGGATCGAGACGTTGACCACCGCCGCGGCGTCGGCTTCGGACGGCTGTACCGAAGCGCTGGACCCGACTCAGCTCAGCTACTCGATCGCGAACGCGGCCGCCGACATCGACACGCTGCGCCGGGCGTGGAAGGTGGACCGGCTGGCGTTGCTCGGCATCGGCGAGGGTGCCGATGTGGTGCTCGCGTACACCGCGGACTTCGGTGGCCGCGCCGGACGCATCATCCTCGACACGCCGACGGCGTTCGGCAAACCGGCCAAGGATCGGGCGCGGCTGACCGCGGGCGGTGTCCAATCCGCGCTGCAGACGTTCGCCCAGCGCTGCGCCGCCGCCGATAGTTGCCCGATGGGCGGCGATCCCGCCGGCACCCTGGCCCGGGTTCTCGCCGACGCACGCGCCGGACGGCTCGGTTCCCTGTCCGAGGCCCAGGCGCTCTCGGCGATCACCACCGCGCTGGCCACCTCGCCATCGTCGTCGGCGACGACCCGGCAGGTGGCCACGATGGTTGCCGACGCCGCGAACGGCGACGTCGACACCCTGGCCGCGGCCGCCGAACGGGGCGCCACCCTGCGCTTATCGGACGGACAGCTGCTGGCGCGGTGCAACGATGCCACCGGCACGGTCGGACAGAACGAGGTGCCCGCGCTGATCACACGCTGGGCCGACCAGTATCCGCTGACCGGCACCGACACGGCGATGTCGCTGCTGCGCTGCTCGGGTTGGGGAACGGCACCAACCTCCAACCCGCCGTCGGATCTGCCGGTGGTGCCGGTGGTGCTCAACACCACGGACGATCCGGTCAACGGCGGTCAGGGCGCGCGCGAACTCAACGCCACCCTGCTGCGGGCCGGGGTCACCCCGTTCGCGGTGCGTTGGGACGGACTGGGCTACTCGACACTGGCCAACAGCACCTGCGCGGCGGCCTTGGTCACGGACTATCTCGGTACCACACCGCTCTCGGGCCCCACTGAGCGGGACTGTCCCACCTGA
- a CDS encoding pyrimidine reductase family protein produces the protein MFSELKATHITSGSVDDPATLRALADLYPYPPTSSSPPGTGTPWFRVNFVSSIDGAVTRNGKSGDLAGPGDRAVFRVLRALADVVVVGARTALTEGYRQPQPDDVFVAARRRDGQAPAPTLALVSRSLGIPTDYSPLAHPDTVIFTCEAAPADRRRALTDAGATVVSCGEDTVDPELLIRECGERGWGRVLCEGGPSLFGSALAAGVVDELCHTTSPMLVAGGAGRIANGPALASQRSMRPVTVVADDDGFVFTRWVREPAR, from the coding sequence ATGTTCTCCGAGCTGAAAGCGACCCACATCACATCCGGAAGTGTCGATGACCCGGCCACGCTCCGCGCACTGGCCGATCTCTATCCGTATCCACCGACGTCGTCATCGCCGCCCGGTACGGGTACACCGTGGTTCCGGGTGAACTTCGTCAGTTCGATCGACGGAGCCGTCACCCGCAACGGAAAATCCGGCGATCTCGCCGGACCGGGTGACCGGGCCGTCTTCCGGGTGTTGCGTGCGCTGGCCGACGTGGTCGTGGTGGGCGCCCGCACCGCGCTGACCGAAGGCTACCGGCAGCCGCAGCCCGACGACGTGTTCGTGGCGGCCCGGCGGAGGGACGGGCAGGCACCGGCCCCGACGCTCGCGCTGGTGTCCCGGTCGCTGGGCATCCCCACCGACTACTCCCCGCTTGCCCACCCCGACACGGTGATCTTCACGTGCGAGGCGGCCCCCGCCGACCGCAGGCGGGCGCTGACCGATGCGGGCGCGACCGTCGTGTCCTGCGGCGAGGACACCGTCGATCCCGAGCTGCTGATCCGGGAGTGTGGTGAGCGCGGCTGGGGCCGGGTGCTGTGCGAGGGCGGGCCCAGCCTGTTCGGCAGTGCGCTGGCCGCCGGTGTGGTGGACGAGCTGTGTCACACCACCAGTCCGATGCTGGTGGCCGGTGGTGCGGGCCGCATCGCGAACGGCCCGGCGCTCGCCTCGCAGCGGTCGATGCGACCGGTGACGGTCGTGGCCGACGACGACGGATTCGTGTTCACCCGATGGGTCCGCGAACCCGCCCGCTGA
- the zapE gene encoding cell division protein ZapE, with the protein MVARLCDRNPSISPDALVDDMVPPSTFDHVSFDSYIPDPNEPSQAQAVAKARDFVARASKVRGKKKGFFSRNKEPQHGVGLYLDGGFGVGKTHLLASIYHSMPAPKSFATFVEVTHVVGALGFTNAVDRLSEHTVLCIDEFELDDPGDTMLVSRLLTELSARGVSIVATSNTLPGQLGEGRFAAQDFLREIRKLSGIFETIRVDGPDYRHRDLPPAPEPRTEAELVSVAEATPGATLDSFDDLCKHLATLHPSKYKALVDGVSLVCIDGVHPAPDQTVALRIVVLADRLYDADIPVTVAGSKLDEIFTDEMINGGYRKKYLRATSRLLALSRFAESKV; encoded by the coding sequence ATGGTGGCACGACTCTGCGACAGAAACCCCTCGATCTCCCCGGACGCGTTGGTCGACGACATGGTGCCACCCTCGACGTTCGATCACGTGAGTTTCGACTCGTACATTCCCGACCCCAACGAGCCCAGCCAGGCGCAGGCGGTGGCCAAGGCCCGTGACTTCGTGGCCCGCGCGAGCAAGGTCCGGGGAAAGAAAAAGGGCTTCTTCTCCCGGAACAAAGAACCCCAGCACGGCGTCGGCCTGTACCTCGACGGTGGTTTCGGTGTCGGCAAGACGCACCTGTTGGCGTCGATCTACCATTCGATGCCCGCCCCGAAGTCGTTCGCCACCTTCGTCGAGGTCACCCACGTGGTCGGTGCGCTCGGCTTCACCAACGCGGTCGACCGGCTGTCCGAACACACCGTGCTCTGCATCGACGAGTTCGAGCTCGACGATCCCGGTGACACGATGCTGGTCTCGCGGCTGCTGACCGAGCTGTCCGCGCGCGGGGTGTCGATCGTGGCCACCTCCAACACGCTGCCCGGCCAGCTCGGCGAGGGCCGGTTCGCCGCACAGGACTTCCTGCGCGAGATCCGCAAGCTGTCGGGGATCTTCGAGACGATCCGTGTCGACGGTCCCGACTACCGGCACCGCGACCTGCCGCCGGCACCCGAACCCAGGACCGAGGCCGAACTGGTCTCCGTCGCCGAGGCCACCCCGGGCGCCACCCTCGACAGCTTCGACGACCTGTGCAAGCATCTGGCGACGTTGCACCCGTCCAAGTACAAGGCACTGGTCGACGGAGTGTCGCTGGTGTGCATCGACGGGGTGCATCCGGCGCCCGATCAGACGGTCGCGCTGCGGATCGTGGTGCTCGCCGACCGCCTGTACGACGCCGACATCCCGGTCACGGTCGCCGGTAGCAAACTCGACGAAATCTTCACCGACGAGATGATCAACGGTGGCTACCGCAAGAAGTACCTGCGCGCCACCTCGCGACTGCTCGCCCTGTCCCGATTCGCCGAATCCAAGGTGTGA
- a CDS encoding GNAT family N-acetyltransferase, whose amino-acid sequence MAEAVARVAAITFPLACPPHCTDEDIAAFIANNFAPASFVRHIENPDSDVLVAREDGEVVGYSLVHHTAPSNPDVVAVVTDRPASEISKLYVLPGHHGSAVAAALMTAALAASRDRGSVVAWLGVNQHNHRAQRFYAKSGFTRVGEKTFDLNGNVEHDYVLSRHLTF is encoded by the coding sequence ATGGCCGAGGCGGTCGCCCGCGTCGCGGCCATCACCTTTCCGCTGGCCTGTCCCCCACACTGCACCGACGAGGACATCGCGGCGTTCATCGCGAACAACTTCGCTCCGGCGAGCTTCGTGCGGCACATCGAGAACCCCGACTCCGATGTGCTCGTGGCCCGCGAGGACGGTGAGGTGGTCGGCTACAGCCTGGTCCACCACACCGCACCGTCGAATCCCGATGTGGTGGCCGTGGTCACCGACAGGCCCGCGTCGGAGATATCGAAGCTGTACGTGCTGCCCGGCCACCACGGCTCCGCGGTGGCCGCCGCCCTGATGACCGCCGCCCTCGCGGCCTCCCGGGACCGCGGCAGTGTCGTCGCGTGGCTCGGTGTGAACCAGCACAACCATCGAGCCCAGCGGTTCTACGCCAAGTCGGGTTTCACCCGTGTCGGGGAGAAGACCTTCGACCTGAACGGGAACGTCGAGCACGACTACGTCCTGAGCCGTCATCTGACCTTCTGA
- the hemQ gene encoding hydrogen peroxide-dependent heme synthase encodes MSRLDYDELNSTIRYLMFSVFKVRAGELPEDRAKVKEDATAFFTSLEDEGIVVRGVYDVAGLRADADFMIWWHAPGIEALQGAYSRFRREVQLGKVSDAVWSNAAVHRPAEFNRAHIPAFLAGEAPGNYICVYPFVRSYEWYLLPDEDRRKMLKDHGMAAHSYADVRANTVPAFALGDYEWLLAFEAPEMIRIVDLMRDLRATEARMHVREETPFFSGPRVEVEALIDSLP; translated from the coding sequence ATGAGCCGCCTGGATTATGACGAACTGAACTCGACGATCCGCTACCTGATGTTTTCGGTGTTCAAGGTGCGTGCCGGGGAACTTCCCGAGGACCGCGCCAAGGTCAAGGAGGACGCCACCGCGTTCTTCACCTCCCTCGAGGACGAGGGCATCGTGGTGCGCGGGGTGTACGACGTCGCCGGACTGCGTGCCGACGCGGATTTCATGATCTGGTGGCACGCACCCGGCATCGAGGCACTTCAGGGGGCCTACTCCCGGTTCCGTCGCGAGGTGCAGCTCGGCAAGGTGTCCGACGCCGTGTGGAGCAACGCGGCCGTGCACCGGCCCGCCGAGTTCAACCGCGCCCACATCCCGGCGTTCCTGGCCGGTGAGGCGCCCGGCAACTACATCTGCGTGTACCCGTTCGTCAGGTCGTACGAGTGGTATCTGCTGCCCGACGAGGACCGTCGCAAGATGCTCAAGGACCACGGGATGGCCGCGCACAGCTACGCCGACGTCCGCGCCAACACGGTGCCCGCGTTCGCCCTCGGCGACTACGAGTGGCTGCTCGCGTTCGAGGCGCCCGAGATGATCCGCATCGTCGATCTGATGCGCGATCTGCGGGCCACCGAGGCGCGCATGCACGTGCGTGAGGAGACCCCGTTCTTCTCCGGTCCGCGTGTGGAGGTCGAGGCGCTCATCGACTCGCTGCCGTGA
- a CDS encoding glycosyltransferase family 87 protein: MAVVDRILFPRSSAQRVIPMILWPISIMMVLHRSVILGVDGARTNDFRPVYLAAWRFLNDFPVYAENYDTVDPHYLYPPSGTLVMAPLATLDYEDARWVFIALSTIVLVLSAYLLVRLFGYGIGGWQMPAVLLFFFSTETVTNTLVFTNFNGFVLLGLLGFLLMLRGRHDWWAGVFIGLTIAVKPVLAPLLLLALLNRQWKAIIPAAVVPLALLVIAWPMGVDSADFVHRTLPYLSEVRDYYNSSIAGNGAYFGVADWLVLLLRAAFALMAVFSLWFLYRYYRRTDELLWLTVSSGVLLTTEFLVGSLGQGYYSMLLFPLLASVLLPGSPMRNWPAWLGVYGAFAFDSFYSDRWEAFGRMMEYNKVTMGWSLIMVAVFCSLLFRYLDLRKAGAAGPLLEEWPRRHRAAEDADAVGGDDPTPVTTVNG; this comes from the coding sequence GTGGCAGTAGTAGATCGCATCCTGTTTCCGCGGAGTTCCGCGCAACGGGTGATACCGATGATCCTGTGGCCGATATCGATCATGATGGTGCTGCACCGATCGGTGATACTCGGTGTCGACGGCGCTCGAACCAATGACTTCCGGCCCGTCTACCTCGCGGCATGGCGTTTCCTGAATGACTTCCCGGTATACGCCGAGAACTACGACACCGTGGATCCGCACTATCTGTATCCGCCGTCGGGAACGCTGGTGATGGCCCCGCTGGCCACACTCGACTACGAGGATGCCCGATGGGTGTTCATCGCGCTGAGCACCATCGTGTTGGTGCTGTCGGCGTATCTGTTGGTGCGCCTGTTCGGCTACGGGATCGGCGGCTGGCAGATGCCCGCGGTCCTGCTCTTCTTCTTCAGCACCGAAACCGTCACCAACACTCTGGTGTTCACCAACTTCAACGGATTCGTGCTGCTCGGCCTGCTCGGCTTCCTGTTAATGCTGCGCGGCCGCCACGACTGGTGGGCGGGGGTGTTCATCGGTCTGACGATCGCCGTGAAGCCGGTGTTGGCGCCCCTGCTGCTGCTCGCGCTGCTGAACCGGCAGTGGAAGGCGATCATCCCGGCCGCGGTGGTGCCGTTGGCGCTGCTGGTGATCGCCTGGCCGATGGGCGTCGATTCGGCCGACTTCGTGCACCGCACCCTGCCGTACCTGAGTGAGGTCCGCGACTACTACAACAGTTCCATCGCCGGCAACGGCGCCTACTTCGGTGTCGCGGACTGGCTGGTGCTGCTGCTGCGGGCGGCGTTCGCCCTGATGGCCGTGTTCTCGCTGTGGTTCCTCTACCGGTACTACCGCAGGACCGACGAGCTGCTGTGGCTGACCGTGTCGTCGGGTGTGCTGCTGACCACCGAATTCCTCGTCGGCTCACTCGGTCAGGGCTACTACTCGATGCTGCTGTTCCCACTGCTGGCCTCGGTGCTGCTGCCCGGCTCGCCGATGCGCAACTGGCCCGCCTGGCTCGGCGTGTACGGCGCGTTCGCCTTCGACAGCTTCTACTCCGACCGGTGGGAGGCGTTCGGCCGGATGATGGAGTACAACAAGGTGACCATGGGCTGGTCGCTGATCATGGTCGCCGTGTTCTGTAGCCTGCTGTTCCGCTACCTCGATCTGCGCAAGGCCGGCGCGGCCGGTCCGCTGCTGGAGGAATGGCCGCGACGCCACCGTGCTGCGGAGGACGCCGACGCCGTGGGTGGCGACGATCCCACCCCGGTGACTACCGTGAACGGATGA
- the msrB gene encoding peptide-methionine (R)-S-oxide reductase MsrB, with product MTDFTELSDDEWKARLTPAEFRVLRRAGTEAPFTGEYTDTTTVGVYRCRACDAELFRSEQKFESHCGWPSFFSPLAGDSIIERADDSLGMRRVEVLCANCGSHLGHVFSGEGYPTPTDLRYCINSISLRLEQS from the coding sequence ATGACCGACTTCACCGAACTCTCCGACGACGAGTGGAAGGCACGCCTGACCCCGGCCGAGTTCCGGGTACTGCGCCGAGCCGGTACCGAGGCACCGTTCACCGGGGAATACACCGACACCACCACGGTCGGGGTGTATCGGTGCCGGGCGTGCGACGCCGAACTGTTCCGCAGTGAGCAGAAGTTCGAGTCGCATTGCGGCTGGCCGTCGTTCTTCTCCCCGCTCGCCGGCGACTCGATCATCGAACGCGCCGACGATTCGCTGGGGATGCGCCGGGTGGAGGTGCTGTGCGCGAACTGCGGCTCACATCTGGGGCATGTGTTCTCCGGCGAGGGCTACCCCACCCCCACCGACCTGCGGTACTGCATCAACTCGATCAGCCTGCGGCTCGAACAGAGCTGA